Below is a genomic region from Patagioenas fasciata isolate bPatFas1 chromosome 5, bPatFas1.hap1, whole genome shotgun sequence.
agggaaaaaaaaaaagtgttctgaaGAATGAGTACCAGAACAGCACGTGAAGGGCACAGTCCTTACCAGGATCAATGTTTCTGCTCTCCAAAATCACCATGCAAGTCTCCTGAAATTTCTTCAGTTTCTCAACTTCTTGTACCAGGCCTTCATTCTCCTCCTttaaatcctttatcatgccctGTCATTAACACAGGTTGTAAGTTAATCGAGTTTCCCAGGAGATTTTCTTCTCATTAGTCAGTAACCGAGTGTGACGCTAATGGCTTAACAAGTGCTCCACTAGCACCAAGAATCAGACCTTGCCCTTCTGGCTCTACCACCACAGCAAAGGAGTCTGCTGCCAACCTTTACTCCTGCTTTGGGACAGGATTAATTCATTTATCACATCCACATCTCCTAGCAACCACTAGAAAAACTCAAGCCTAAAGAGAaattcctttcaggcagttctagCATATATTTTCTTGTCCTCCCTCTCATATATATCAATAATGCAAGAGTTTGATGCACTGAAGAGCATATAAACATTCGGAAGAACAAGGCATCTTAGAACCTTTAAGCCCCAGCATTATTCCCTGCACAGGTCAGATATTGCCAGGCAATGGGATAAGCTGATCAGCCTCGCAAGCGGAATGTAGTTCTTCAAGAGAATCAATAAATGTGTGGATTAGGGTGATCTGGCTGATAGTGTCAGGAGCTTTTTGAGCATCTCGTAGGAGGTCTCAAAGGCTCTTAAAGAAATCAAGCTGTGAGGTAAGAGGAATGATCATCTCACAGATTGGTAACTGGTCGAGAACTAGGAAATAAGAGTTTTTACAGCTGAAAGGTACCAGTAGGGCCTCTTGTGTGCGACAGACATTGTGCTGTGTCCTAGAGTGATCTGCTAGAGGTGGTGAATAACGAGGTGCCAATTTTGAACCTGAGCTTGACTCAGGAAACTCAAATCTGTTAGAAACAGAATCCACTGAgcagttccagctctctcagcctttcctccagtCCCTTAATGATCTTAGTAGCCttttgttggactctctccagtatgtccacagCTCTCCTGTaccaggagcccagaactggacacactacTCCAGGTTTGATCTCCCCAGTGCGGAGCAGACAGGGAAAAAAACTTGGAGAACACAAAGACACTAAAAGACTAAGCCACAATAGGACACAATAGCATGTGAAGAAACATAAGCAAGACAATCCTTTGATCTGAccttgtagggatcagaatataaGAATTACtccatgatttatttatttttccacccCCTTCCTTACCTGTGCTCCTGTTAGTCTGGAATGTAGCTGTTGTTTGGCTGTTTCTAACAGTTGATTCTTGGTCTTCAGTTCTGCTTCTAGTTTGTATCTGTTCAGAGTTCTGTAGAGCCAAACATCAAAGATTTCGGGGCAAAAATATCAGTATTACAcaccttttcttttaatttcacaaAAATGCTCTTTTTGGAAGCACTTGTTCTTGTTTCTGACCAAGAGCTTTAATCAGCAAACTTGGCAAGAAAGCTGGACATGGGTGAGAGCTCCTCATAACTCTCCAGGAGGGAACACTGCTGCCTGAGGGCAACTAACAAGAATCAGAGGAAACATACCCTCCTCTTGTGGCCGTCTTCTTTGAGGGCGGTTCCACTTTCTTGGCAGATTTAGGCAACCTTAAAAGACAGGTAAAAGACAATTACCAGAAGATCACTGCGTTCTGGCAGGTTACCAAGCCTGTTAGTTTAACAAAATCTGCAAAATGCTAAGCCACCTTTAAGACATTTGCCAAGTAATAAATGCATcaatattttactttcttttaccCTTGGTTCGTGGCTTTGAAGACACCATCCGCGGGAGCGTTTGAGCCGAAGTTGAAGTTGGGATCTTTGCTGAACTCTACATCTGCTGTTTTGCTGATGCAttgtttctttgaagaaaaagCCAGTTGCAATTCtgcaagaaaaagagaacaatGCAAACACCACAGTCTACAAGAGATCACCATGATACACAGAACTGCTGGGTCTCTTAAACCTTCCATTTGAGATAAATCACAGCTATATCTTGCTAGAACGTTGCTAGGTAGTGACAGCTAAGGGCAGTTTTCACACTTTACCGAGGATACAGGGCCGAGACCAAACCACAGATAGCTCAGGTGGGAGACTGTTAAAACATAGTTACCAGGCTGGCACTAATGAGAGAAAGCTTGAAAGTGGTAACGTAGGCATGATAATAAAGTAGGAGTCAACATCAAGCAGCCAGAATGGCACAGGGATCCAAGCAACGCTGCTCGGTACGGGAAGCAAAACAAATCCAGCGTGCCCAAAACTCTCAGTTCAGGGAACTTTATATTTCAGTTCACTTCTTAGGAGTAGCTACAGTTCTAAAGTAACACTGCAGAAAATTAGCTTTCTATGTAATGTTTATGTGGCTTTAAACCACAGCTGTTTGAGTATATAAAGCTTTGTTCACATAGTGGGCTCAGGAAGCTTGTTTTTATTTCCCACTCCAACTGAGCATTTTTCAAATGACTTACCCGTAGGCACATCTACACTGGAGCAACACAGGGACTCCCCCCGATACAGAACACCCCGTGTTTTTCACGCCAAGCCTGGCTGCCCACGCGTCTGAGATGCAGTCGGCGGTTTCCAAGGCCGATGGAAGGGGAGGGTCTGTGCCCCCAGGCCGCTGTTCGGCACAGCGGACCCGCCCGTGGGGCCCAGAAACACCCGCTCTGCCCAGAGAGGCGCCCTTGCCAAAAAAAGCGTTCACCGAAGCCTTAAATGCAGACAAAACACTTGAATAAAGCCCGTAATTGGGCTCCGCGACGGGCAGCACAGGCCAGGGCGGCGCTGGATCTCGCTCACAGACACCGCTCCCCCCGCACCTCGGGCCCCCGCAGCCCCACGGCGGGGCAGAGCAAGGTCTCCCGTACGCACCTGCGGGCGGCCCACCGCGGTACGGCCCGCTGTACACAGGGATCCGGGAGGGCTCCCCGTCCATGGCAGCCGCGCCCGCTGCTCCCGCGCCGCCGCCGTTTGAATCGAACCCGCCGCCAAACGGCTCCGCGCGTGCGCAGAACCGGCCCCGCCCACGGAGCGGCCGCGCAGGCGCAGTGCGCGCGGGGCTGTGGTGCGCAGGGGTCGCGCGGCGTTTGTACCCTCGTCCGTTCCCTCAGCGAAGGTGCCGCGGGGGCGGCGGCTCTTGGGGAGGGTGTAACGCTCGTTCCCTTCGCAGCTGCCCCCAGGGGAGCCGGCCCCCGGCGGGAAGGGCCTTCCCTGCTTCTGGTTGCCTCGCCCTGCGGTTTGGGCACTCGAGACCCGGAGCTCCCGAGGCCTCTGCGGCCTGCGCAGGGGGAACTCGGCCGAGTCCCGTCCCCTCAGGGTGCGGATGCTGCCGCTGCTGTTTGGGCCGGGTAAAATCGCCCTCCCACACTGAAAGGGGAAAGGAGGCGTGTGTGTAAAATGTAGGTGTTTTATCAGATGTTTTCCAACACAACTTCCAAAACGGGTGGGAAGACCCTCCAGATAGTAACAGAAAAGGGTTCCTGTGTGGAGAGTGTAGCCAGCGCTTGCTCGCAGCCCCGGGGCAGCTCTGCGGGCCGAAAGACCCGCCTGGCCACCAGTTCAAGAACTGCGCTATGGAAATGCAACACCGAAGTACACTGTATATTTCAAGCATTGTCATTAGCTTTGAAAGTGCATATTCCTACTCAACATCAGGCAGTTGTGGCCAGTCTGCACTTAGCAGGGCGAACTTGTTGGTTTGAGAAGGAGTAAATCTTTTAAGACTTTCCTTTTGCTGGTTATATTGGAAAATACATTGGGCGcttaaaagatgaagaaaatgaacCACAGTGTTCCTGCTGAAAATGAAGCATCACTCGGATTTAGGAAAGTTTGTCATAAGCATTTATTTTACATCAATTTGTATAGAgagtgttttctctttttcaacaGATAAAGGCAAGGACGTGTTTGTGTTCCTGTTTGTTTCtggcagagaagaaagaaaagaaaaaaaaagtagaagtcaAGATTTACCAGGTagacaaattttaaaaagttacatgTT
It encodes:
- the KNSTRN gene encoding small kinetochore-associated protein, with protein sequence MDGEPSRIPVYSGPYRGGPPAELQLAFSSKKQCISKTADVEFSKDPNFNFGSNAPADGVFKATNQGLPKSAKKVEPPSKKTATRGGTLNRYKLEAELKTKNQLLETAKQQLHSRLTGAQGMIKDLKEENEGLVQEVEKLKKFQETCMVILESRNIDPVTGNNILEEEEKTQELQKQTTLLTGKLIEELRLFNQTAAKEKEALQTAMAQWKSAEEERQQSLEKHSSFQAEIKECSAVLDELEQLLVM